Proteins encoded by one window of Pelorhabdus rhamnosifermentans:
- a CDS encoding vitamin B12 dependent-methionine synthase activation domain-containing protein, producing MPLYNGQLLNVSYDETKRYAGIKSKDHFPESSIQNALLEAQLLAKPQGVYEIYSYNELNQLIQSTPPLHLLGSSITKHLANCSYAAIIAVTIGEQVETTITNHFSTGNYTAGLLLDAAATATVESIADQVNHLIDSLAAKEGYATTWRFSPGYGNWNITIQRDLLTALHAEAIGLTATESFMLQPRKSITAAIGLRSKERCQNVMPQPPCATCAQKNCLARKEI from the coding sequence ATGCCTTTATACAATGGACAGTTACTCAATGTCTCTTATGATGAAACAAAACGTTATGCTGGAATTAAATCTAAGGATCATTTCCCAGAATCGTCCATCCAAAATGCTCTGCTTGAAGCACAATTACTTGCCAAACCACAAGGGGTCTATGAAATTTATTCCTATAATGAGCTCAACCAACTCATTCAATCTACGCCGCCCCTACACTTACTTGGAAGCAGCATCACGAAACACCTGGCAAATTGCAGCTATGCAGCCATAATAGCTGTCACCATTGGTGAACAAGTCGAAACCACCATTACAAATCATTTTTCAACAGGAAATTATACGGCGGGGTTACTCCTTGATGCAGCAGCCACAGCAACTGTCGAAAGTATCGCCGATCAAGTGAACCATCTTATTGACTCTCTCGCTGCTAAAGAAGGCTACGCAACAACTTGGCGATTTAGTCCTGGCTATGGCAACTGGAATATTACGATTCAACGAGACCTACTAACGGCCCTACATGCAGAAGCCATTGGTCTTACTGCCACAGAATCGTTCATGTTACAACCACGTAAGTCCATTACTGCCGCCATTGGCCTTCGCTCTAAAGAGCGCTGTCAAAACGTTATGCCTCAACCCCCTTGCGCTACATGTGCACAAAAAAACTGTCTTGCCCGAAAGGAGATTTAA
- a CDS encoding homocysteine S-methyltransferase family protein, translating into MIHIFDGAMGTMLQQAGMPSGYCPEAYNLENPTAITAIHQAYLAAGSTIIETNTFGANRLKLSHYNLQNDVEKINKTAAYLARQAVGTQAKVAGSVGPTGKLIAPLGDLDFEEAYQAFVEQIRALDEGGVDYILIETIIDIQEMRAALLAAKAASTKPVICQLTFGPDGRTVTGTTPAAAANLLEAMGASVIGANCSLGPQQLIPIIQELADNTTLPISAQPNAGMPELHNGETVFPLNPDAMATYVPALIAAGATYLGGCCGTTPKHISTMKTAALACPEPKRQRKSADISLILTSRSKVVRLSPKLPPALIGERINPTGRKLLQQDIKTGSYIAVKKEALLQVRAGADILDINMGVPGINQAAVMKEAVEQLSMLVDVPFSIDTTDAKALEAGLRAYPGRALINSVTAEPERIRDFLPLAKKYGAAILCLPLSPSGVPKTAAERLNIIKQVIHAAYACGLKEKDLLLDALILTAAAEPTAGQEALNTIRLYREHYRTSITGGLSNISYGLPERDLVNSAFCAMALSAGLNAPIINPYNVRMAETIAASSVLLGHDIGGQNYSKNYTQSLPKNDTMSTADQPILLQIKNAVINGEVEGVTSLVREALEQKNTPLTITDEALTAAMNDVGDAFGAGRCFLPQVLLSAETMRAAFQTMKKLMPNQTQLSLGTVILATVKGDIHDLGKNIVAALLENNGFTIIDLGKDVPAEKIVDATKKFKANIVGLCALMTTTMPQIAVTIDALRKAQLPVKIIIGGAVVTPEYAQEVGADNYAGDGVAAVRYAKTVSIQGEWS; encoded by the coding sequence ATGATCCATATATTTGATGGAGCCATGGGAACTATGCTGCAACAAGCAGGAATGCCATCAGGTTATTGCCCGGAAGCATACAATCTAGAAAATCCAACAGCCATTACAGCTATTCATCAAGCCTATTTAGCTGCGGGTTCTACCATTATTGAAACAAATACCTTTGGTGCCAATCGACTCAAACTCAGTCACTACAATCTACAAAATGATGTAGAAAAAATAAATAAAACAGCTGCCTACCTAGCCCGGCAAGCTGTGGGAACACAAGCCAAAGTGGCTGGCTCCGTCGGACCGACAGGAAAACTGATTGCCCCATTAGGTGATCTAGATTTCGAAGAAGCCTATCAAGCTTTTGTTGAACAAATCCGCGCCCTTGATGAAGGTGGCGTCGATTATATATTAATTGAAACAATTATTGACATTCAGGAAATGCGAGCGGCACTCCTTGCAGCCAAAGCAGCATCAACAAAGCCTGTTATTTGTCAGCTCACATTTGGACCGGATGGTCGCACGGTGACAGGAACAACCCCTGCCGCTGCTGCCAATTTATTAGAAGCCATGGGAGCAAGTGTCATTGGAGCCAACTGCTCATTAGGACCACAGCAGCTCATTCCGATCATTCAGGAGCTAGCAGACAACACAACTCTTCCTATTAGCGCCCAGCCTAATGCAGGCATGCCGGAGCTCCACAATGGCGAAACGGTCTTTCCGCTAAATCCAGATGCCATGGCAACATACGTTCCAGCCCTCATAGCCGCTGGGGCTACCTATCTCGGCGGCTGTTGCGGAACAACACCTAAGCATATTTCCACAATGAAAACAGCTGCTCTAGCTTGTCCTGAGCCTAAGAGACAAAGAAAATCAGCAGACATTTCTTTAATCTTAACGAGTCGCAGTAAAGTTGTCCGGCTAAGTCCTAAACTCCCGCCCGCACTTATTGGCGAAAGAATTAATCCCACAGGCCGAAAATTGTTACAACAAGATATTAAAACCGGTTCATATATTGCCGTAAAAAAAGAAGCACTCCTGCAAGTACGCGCAGGAGCTGATATTCTGGACATTAATATGGGCGTACCAGGCATCAATCAAGCCGCTGTCATGAAAGAGGCTGTAGAACAATTATCCATGCTTGTTGATGTTCCCTTTTCCATTGATACAACAGATGCCAAAGCACTTGAAGCAGGCCTTAGAGCCTATCCGGGACGCGCCTTAATTAACTCCGTAACAGCCGAACCCGAAAGGATTCGTGATTTTCTCCCGCTCGCAAAGAAATATGGTGCAGCCATCCTCTGTCTCCCCCTTTCTCCTTCTGGTGTACCAAAGACAGCGGCAGAACGGTTAAACATTATCAAACAAGTTATTCATGCAGCTTATGCCTGCGGTCTTAAAGAAAAAGATTTGCTTCTTGATGCCCTCATCTTAACGGCAGCTGCCGAACCAACAGCCGGTCAAGAAGCCTTAAATACCATTCGCTTATACCGTGAACACTATCGCACCTCCATTACAGGCGGCTTAAGCAACATTTCCTACGGTCTGCCTGAGCGCGATCTAGTCAACAGCGCCTTCTGTGCTATGGCCCTATCAGCAGGACTCAATGCCCCTATCATTAACCCCTATAATGTACGCATGGCTGAAACCATCGCTGCCTCATCTGTTCTCCTGGGTCATGACATCGGCGGACAGAATTATAGTAAAAACTATACCCAGTCCTTACCGAAAAACGATACGATGAGCACAGCTGATCAGCCCATTCTCTTACAAATTAAAAATGCTGTCATAAATGGTGAAGTCGAAGGCGTGACAAGCCTCGTTAGAGAAGCCTTAGAGCAAAAAAACACCCCACTTACCATTACAGATGAGGCCTTGACAGCCGCCATGAATGACGTGGGTGATGCTTTCGGAGCAGGCCGTTGCTTCTTGCCACAAGTCCTGCTATCGGCGGAAACCATGCGAGCTGCCTTTCAGACGATGAAAAAGTTAATGCCCAATCAGACACAGCTTAGTCTTGGCACAGTCATTTTGGCTACGGTCAAGGGAGACATTCATGATTTAGGCAAAAATATTGTAGCCGCCCTGCTCGAAAATAACGGCTTCACTATTATTGATCTCGGTAAAGATGTGCCCGCAGAAAAAATTGTCGATGCAACGAAAAAGTTTAAAGCGAACATTGTTGGCCTGTGCGCCCTAATGACGACAACAATGCCCCAAATTGCAGTGACTATTGACGCACTAAGAAAAGCTCAGCTTCCTGTCAAAATTATTATCGGCGGCGCTGTTGTCACACCCGAATACGCCCAAGAAGTGGGAGCTGATAATTATGCAGGTGACGGAGTTGCTGCTGTCCGATATGCTAAAACAGTAAGTATACAAGGAGAATGGTCATGA
- a CDS encoding methylenetetrahydrofolate reductase, which produces MTLREKLQRGVFTITVELDPPKSSEASKTLQEATRLHGSVDAINIADSPMANMRMSPIALSHIIQIKVGIETIFHLTCRDRNIIGLQSELLGAAALGVTNILTLTGDDPKRGDHPDATGVFETDSTGLIQLANTLNQGLDKTGHSLDSPTHFFIGTAVNPDAKNPKLELEKLKAKIAAGARFTQTQPIYDIAVAERFMSEVSDLPIYVLMGILPLKSYKMAQYLHEKVPGINIPAAIMEEMKQGGKEAGIAIARRTIEKLKHISHGIHIMPLNNIDTVLALTKKDDTTSSL; this is translated from the coding sequence ATGACCTTACGAGAAAAACTACAACGCGGTGTCTTCACCATCACAGTAGAGTTGGACCCACCAAAAAGCAGTGAAGCGAGTAAAACCTTACAGGAAGCCACGCGCTTACACGGCTCAGTAGATGCCATCAATATTGCCGACAGCCCCATGGCTAACATGCGCATGAGCCCCATTGCCTTATCTCATATTATTCAGATTAAAGTAGGTATTGAAACGATCTTTCATCTAACCTGCCGCGACCGAAATATTATTGGCTTGCAATCAGAATTACTTGGCGCCGCTGCACTGGGTGTAACAAATATTTTAACCCTTACAGGCGACGACCCAAAACGTGGTGATCACCCTGACGCCACAGGCGTATTTGAAACAGATTCAACAGGCCTAATTCAGCTAGCCAACACCCTCAATCAGGGTCTTGATAAAACCGGGCATTCCCTCGATTCACCAACTCATTTTTTTATTGGTACAGCTGTAAATCCTGATGCTAAAAATCCTAAATTGGAATTAGAAAAACTCAAAGCTAAAATTGCTGCGGGAGCTCGGTTTACTCAGACACAACCTATTTATGACATTGCTGTTGCTGAACGCTTTATGAGTGAAGTTAGTGACTTACCTATTTATGTGCTCATGGGCATTTTGCCGTTAAAAAGCTATAAAATGGCACAGTATCTTCATGAAAAGGTTCCTGGAATCAATATTCCAGCAGCCATTATGGAAGAAATGAAACAAGGTGGCAAAGAAGCAGGCATAGCCATTGCGCGCCGCACAATTGAAAAATTAAAACATATATCCCATGGCATCCACATTATGCCGCTGAATAATATTGATACAGTATTAGCCCTAACAAAAAAAGACGATACCACATCTTCTTTATAG
- a CDS encoding MGDG synthase family glycosyltransferase, producing the protein MSERPKILIVSASVGNGHNQAAAAVKELLTAKYLAEVAVIDCLGEGNQYLSKIIKGAYYKTIQIFPEVYDYFYRYTDVSRYAALPIKSLLYHTMEQNILDLVERFQPQGLVFTHPFPCAAAAQLKRLNKLSLPIIGIVTDFAVHRLWQYSEVDHYCVASIPLAVQMTMRGFLAEKIHCTGIPVHQVFSQEHSNPRKGEVLVMSGGLGMGPTSDIVSVLNSLPNIEYITVVCGQNSDLKAELSKTYAGQAVRVLGFTPDVDKLMAEASLLVTKPGALTASEALCSGLPMLLVDAMGGQEEDNASFLEKLGVALLAKDMEDVAHLARLFLSQPALQLAMRNQCRLIAKPEAASVVAQLIMEVTQRGGERSASLKTSSSAEI; encoded by the coding sequence ATGAGCGAACGGCCTAAAATTTTGATTGTATCCGCATCAGTCGGTAATGGGCATAATCAGGCAGCGGCTGCCGTTAAGGAATTACTCACAGCGAAATATCTGGCTGAAGTTGCAGTGATAGATTGTTTGGGTGAAGGCAATCAATATTTAAGTAAAATTATTAAAGGCGCTTATTATAAGACGATACAAATATTTCCTGAAGTCTATGATTATTTCTATCGCTATACAGATGTATCCCGTTATGCCGCACTGCCAATTAAAAGTCTGTTATATCACACAATGGAACAAAACATCCTTGATCTTGTGGAACGTTTTCAGCCGCAAGGGTTAGTATTTACCCATCCTTTTCCTTGTGCTGCAGCAGCACAGCTAAAAAGGCTGAATAAATTATCGTTGCCTATTATAGGCATTGTTACTGATTTTGCTGTTCATCGCTTATGGCAGTATAGTGAAGTCGATCATTATTGTGTTGCTTCGATACCACTCGCTGTTCAGATGACGATGCGGGGGTTTTTAGCTGAAAAAATTCATTGTACAGGGATTCCTGTTCATCAGGTTTTTAGTCAGGAACATAGTAATCCAAGGAAAGGCGAGGTCCTTGTTATGAGCGGGGGGCTTGGTATGGGGCCGACAAGTGATATTGTTTCTGTGTTAAATTCGCTTCCAAATATTGAGTATATTACTGTTGTTTGTGGTCAAAATAGTGACTTAAAAGCGGAATTATCAAAAACGTATGCTGGGCAAGCTGTACGTGTGTTGGGTTTTACACCTGATGTGGATAAATTAATGGCTGAAGCATCGCTTCTTGTAACTAAGCCTGGAGCTCTTACGGCAAGTGAAGCCCTGTGTTCGGGACTTCCCATGCTGCTTGTAGATGCAATGGGAGGACAAGAGGAAGACAATGCTTCTTTTTTAGAAAAATTGGGTGTTGCCTTATTGGCTAAGGATATGGAAGATGTGGCTCATCTAGCCCGTTTATTTCTTTCCCAGCCAGCGTTGCAACTAGCGATGCGTAATCAGTGTCGATTGATAGCAAAACCAGAAGCGGCTTCTGTTGTTGCTCAGTTGATTATGGAAGTGACCCAGCGGGGAGGAGAGCGTTCTGCTTCTTTAAAGACAAGCTCTTCAGCCGAGATATAG
- the noc gene encoding nucleoid occlusion protein has protein sequence MTNINCKIFAGEDVILIKGFAKFLGIGNDKEVEAVVEAFIPNESVSDGANNKVNQAVLEISPDQIIPNPFQPRKTFHDESLQELAESIKEFGVIQPLLVRQVGNNYELIAGERRLRASKLACLTVIPVIVKSLNDKEMAELAMIENLQREDLHFLEEAEGFQQLISHFGLTQENMAQRVGKNQSTIANKLRLLKLSPEVRQLLREHNLTERHARALLKVENEAQQLDVLNTVIENKMNVRETEDYIDNFSREIEKEKTPKQNVVKVIRDVRIFLNSINKVVGEMKKSGLKIKMNQKQDDDFITIQLKIPKKIQATQLQKKKKN, from the coding sequence TTGACGAATATTAATTGTAAGATATTTGCAGGCGAGGATGTGATTCTTATTAAAGGGTTTGCCAAATTTTTAGGGATTGGCAATGATAAGGAAGTTGAAGCTGTAGTAGAAGCATTTATTCCGAATGAATCTGTCTCAGACGGTGCTAATAATAAAGTAAATCAAGCTGTTCTAGAAATTTCACCGGATCAAATCATTCCCAATCCTTTTCAGCCGCGTAAGACTTTTCATGATGAATCTCTGCAAGAATTGGCAGAGTCGATTAAAGAATTTGGTGTTATTCAACCGTTGCTAGTTCGCCAAGTAGGCAATAACTATGAATTAATTGCTGGCGAACGGCGGTTACGGGCTTCAAAATTAGCTTGTCTTACAGTCATTCCTGTTATTGTCAAGTCGCTGAATGATAAGGAAATGGCTGAGCTGGCCATGATTGAAAATTTACAGCGTGAAGATTTGCACTTTTTAGAAGAGGCCGAGGGATTTCAGCAACTGATTTCGCACTTTGGTTTGACTCAGGAAAATATGGCACAACGTGTTGGTAAAAATCAGTCCACCATTGCCAATAAGCTTCGGCTATTGAAATTATCACCTGAAGTGCGCCAGTTACTTCGTGAGCATAATCTCACAGAACGTCATGCCCGGGCGTTACTTAAAGTAGAAAATGAGGCACAGCAGCTCGATGTACTCAATACAGTAATTGAAAATAAAATGAACGTGCGAGAAACCGAGGATTATATTGATAACTTTTCCCGGGAAATAGAGAAAGAAAAAACACCTAAACAGAATGTAGTTAAGGTGATTCGTGACGTGCGCATTTTTTTAAATTCTATTAATAAAGTTGTTGGGGAAATGAAAAAATCAGGTCTCAAAATTAAAATGAATCAAAAGCAAGATGATGATTTTATTACTATTCAGTTAAAAATACCCAAAAAAATACAAGCAACGCAACTACAAAAGAAGAAAAAGAATTAA
- the rsmG gene encoding 16S rRNA (guanine(527)-N(7))-methyltransferase RsmG, which produces MNFTEALQRAAADYGLTLSEEQQQQFIRYYELLIEWNKKINLTAITGPCDVAVKHIIDSLSCYDKTLFLPHAKVIDVGTGAGFPGIPLKIWRPDLKLTLLDSLNKRLIYLKEVVDQLGLKQVTIVHSRAEDGAHDRELREKFSVVTSRAVARMTVLTELCLPLVCTGGHFLALKGKDTFNEVEAAKKAIRILGGEVISIRPVHLPGLNDERNIVIIKKLRPSPSHYPRRPAMIEKKPL; this is translated from the coding sequence ATGAATTTTACTGAAGCTCTTCAGCGAGCTGCGGCAGATTATGGCTTAACTCTTAGTGAGGAACAGCAGCAGCAATTTATCCGTTATTATGAACTTCTTATTGAATGGAATAAAAAAATTAACCTTACAGCTATTACGGGACCTTGTGATGTGGCTGTAAAGCATATCATTGATTCTTTGTCTTGTTATGACAAAACGTTGTTTCTGCCTCACGCGAAGGTTATCGATGTAGGGACAGGTGCTGGTTTCCCGGGGATTCCACTAAAAATATGGCGTCCTGACTTGAAATTGACACTGCTTGATTCTTTGAATAAGCGTTTAATTTACTTAAAGGAAGTAGTGGATCAATTAGGACTTAAGCAGGTTACAATTGTTCACAGTCGTGCTGAAGATGGTGCTCATGACAGAGAATTACGCGAAAAATTTTCTGTTGTTACATCGCGGGCTGTAGCACGTATGACTGTTTTAACAGAACTTTGCTTACCACTTGTTTGTACAGGTGGGCATTTCTTGGCACTTAAGGGTAAGGATACGTTTAATGAAGTGGAAGCAGCCAAAAAGGCCATTCGGATTTTAGGGGGAGAAGTAATTTCTATTCGCCCTGTCCATTTACCAGGCTTAAATGATGAGAGAAATATAGTTATTATAAAAAAACTCAGGCCGTCACCTTCACATTATCCTCGTCGACCAGCGATGATTGAAAAAAAGCCTTTATAA
- the mnmG gene encoding tRNA uridine-5-carboxymethylaminomethyl(34) synthesis enzyme MnmG — protein MYNAGDYDVVIIGAGHAGCEAALASARLGCKTLLATLNMDNIALMPCNPAVGGPAKGHLVREIDALGGEMGINTDKTCLQMRMLNTGKGPAVHALRAQSDKKQYQLLMAQTVENQPNLTVSQLLVEEILVHDGQVTGIVTETGEKFSAKAVVIATGTYLRGRIILGELVYDGGPNGQRAAVNLSTCLKKLGIELMRFKTGTPARVDKRTVNFQAMTIQPGDKEPHYFSFMHENSQREQLPCYLTYTNNLTHEIIRSNLHRAPMYTGLIEGTGPRYCPSIETKIERFSDKPAHQVFIEPEGVQTNEMYVQGMSTSLPMDVQSDFLHTIAGLEEAAIMRPGYAIEYDCLDPQQLTLSLEVKAISGLFSAGQSNGTSGYEEAAAQGLMAGINAVLKVQGKDPFVLGRSDAYIGVLIDDLVTKGTEEPYRIMTSRAEYRLILRQDNADLRLTEKGREIGLVSDERYVRFIEKKAAIAQITAELKAAVVTPNDEMQEKLKALGTAELRNPISLYDLLKRTELTYEKMQGFFDLPVIDAEVQQQIEITTKYEGYIKKQFEQVERSAKLEAKRLPQHFDYEQIQGLALEARQKLNKIQPFSVGQASRVSGVSPADISILMIYLEQLRRRGEA, from the coding sequence TTGTATAATGCAGGTGACTATGATGTCGTTATTATTGGAGCGGGACATGCTGGGTGTGAGGCGGCTTTGGCGAGCGCACGCCTGGGCTGTAAGACCTTGCTTGCTACGTTAAATATGGATAATATTGCTCTTATGCCATGTAATCCGGCTGTTGGAGGACCTGCTAAGGGGCATTTGGTAAGGGAAATTGATGCACTTGGCGGTGAGATGGGCATCAATACAGATAAAACGTGTCTTCAAATGCGGATGTTGAATACAGGCAAGGGACCTGCTGTTCATGCACTTAGAGCGCAGTCTGATAAAAAACAATATCAGCTTTTAATGGCTCAGACCGTAGAAAATCAGCCTAATCTAACAGTAAGCCAGCTACTTGTGGAAGAGATTCTTGTTCATGATGGACAAGTGACAGGTATTGTCACTGAGACAGGCGAGAAATTTTCGGCAAAAGCCGTAGTTATTGCAACAGGGACATATTTACGTGGTCGTATAATTTTAGGGGAACTTGTATACGATGGGGGACCGAATGGTCAACGGGCGGCAGTCAATTTATCGACATGTTTAAAAAAATTGGGTATTGAGCTTATGCGATTTAAGACTGGAACTCCGGCAAGAGTGGATAAGAGGACGGTCAATTTCCAGGCCATGACCATTCAACCAGGTGATAAGGAACCCCATTATTTTTCATTTATGCACGAAAATTCGCAGCGAGAACAGCTGCCTTGCTATCTTACTTATACGAACAACCTGACACATGAGATTATTCGTTCCAATCTTCATCGTGCTCCGATGTATACGGGATTGATAGAAGGGACGGGACCGAGATATTGTCCTTCCATTGAAACGAAAATTGAACGATTTTCCGATAAGCCGGCTCATCAGGTGTTTATCGAACCGGAAGGCGTTCAAACTAATGAAATGTACGTGCAAGGCATGTCTACAAGTTTGCCTATGGATGTACAAAGCGATTTTTTACATACGATTGCTGGTTTGGAAGAGGCGGCAATTATGCGGCCTGGTTATGCCATTGAATATGACTGTCTCGACCCGCAGCAATTAACATTGTCATTGGAGGTAAAAGCGATCTCGGGTCTTTTTTCAGCGGGTCAATCGAATGGTACATCTGGTTATGAAGAAGCAGCGGCACAGGGGCTTATGGCGGGTATTAATGCAGTGCTCAAGGTACAGGGTAAAGATCCTTTTGTACTTGGACGATCAGATGCCTATATTGGCGTTCTTATCGATGATTTAGTTACAAAGGGAACGGAAGAACCTTATCGGATTATGACATCGCGGGCTGAATATCGTTTGATCTTACGTCAAGATAATGCTGATTTGCGCTTAACGGAAAAAGGACGGGAAATTGGTCTTGTATCAGACGAAAGGTATGTACGATTTATTGAAAAAAAGGCGGCTATTGCGCAAATTACAGCAGAGCTTAAGGCCGCTGTTGTTACGCCTAATGATGAGATGCAGGAAAAACTCAAAGCGCTTGGTACAGCAGAACTCCGTAACCCCATTAGTCTGTATGATTTACTGAAGCGTACGGAGCTTACTTATGAAAAAATGCAAGGCTTTTTTGATCTGCCTGTAATTGATGCCGAAGTACAGCAGCAAATCGAAATTACAACGAAGTATGAGGGTTATATTAAAAAGCAGTTCGAGCAAGTAGAACGTTCAGCCAAATTAGAAGCAAAAAGGCTACCACAGCATTTTGATTATGAACAAATTCAAGGATTGGCTCTGGAAGCTCGCCAGAAGCTCAATAAGATTCAACCTTTTTCTGTTGGACAGGCGTCTCGAGTTTCGGGTGTTTCGCCAGCCGATATTTCCATTTTAATGATTTATTTAGAACAATTAAGACGGCGTGGGGAGGCTTAA
- the mnmE gene encoding tRNA uridine-5-carboxymethylaminomethyl(34) synthesis GTPase MnmE, which yields MDVEDTISAVATAVGEGGIGIVRVSGPKAMTIAERLFCSATSKNIADAPGHSALYGHVVESDTRKCIDETLLLIMRAPHSYTCEDVVEFQCHGGAVPLRKVLEATLKVGARLAEPGEFTKRAFLNGRIDLTQAEAVMDIIRSKTAASLQVAVQHLSGNLSQQIKEIRQALLYMIAHLEAAIDFPEEDIEELSARKVKEGIEPILAKLGKLVSSAHSGRILREGLKTVIIGKPNVGKSSLLNALLKENRAIVTSIAGTTRDSIEEYVNVQGIPLNIIDTAGIRETEDIVEKLGVAKSRELVSGADLILVILDSSMPLSPEDRQVIDLTRSQHGFVLLNKSDLPAQLAVEEVRDLVGQWPIISLSLETGEGMAELEQSIVDEVYEGQVSSEAVYVNNVRHVHCLNQAQHHLQEALHTIEQSMPIDCIVIDLRGAWESLGEITGDTVGEDLLNQIFSQFCIGK from the coding sequence ATGGATGTTGAGGATACAATCAGTGCAGTAGCCACTGCTGTAGGTGAAGGTGGCATCGGTATTGTTCGAGTCAGCGGTCCAAAGGCTATGACAATAGCTGAGAGGCTATTTTGTAGTGCTACAAGTAAGAATATTGCTGATGCGCCAGGACATTCAGCTTTATATGGCCATGTCGTGGAATCTGATACGCGTAAATGTATTGATGAAACTTTATTATTAATTATGCGCGCTCCTCATTCTTATACGTGTGAAGATGTCGTAGAATTTCAGTGCCATGGTGGAGCTGTTCCGCTGAGAAAAGTTCTTGAAGCTACGTTAAAAGTAGGAGCACGCTTAGCTGAGCCAGGTGAATTTACTAAGCGGGCCTTCTTAAATGGTCGGATTGATTTGACGCAGGCGGAAGCTGTTATGGATATTATCCGTTCGAAAACAGCTGCTTCACTTCAAGTAGCTGTCCAGCATTTATCAGGCAATTTATCTCAGCAAATCAAAGAAATTCGCCAAGCACTTCTTTATATGATTGCTCATTTGGAAGCAGCCATTGATTTTCCTGAAGAGGATATTGAAGAACTATCGGCAAGGAAAGTAAAAGAAGGCATTGAACCTATTTTAGCCAAGTTAGGTAAGCTGGTTTCTTCCGCTCATAGTGGCAGAATCTTACGAGAAGGTCTCAAGACAGTGATTATTGGTAAACCGAATGTAGGAAAATCAAGTTTACTTAATGCCTTGCTAAAAGAGAATAGGGCTATTGTCACGTCTATAGCTGGAACTACTCGTGATAGTATTGAAGAGTATGTTAATGTTCAGGGAATTCCTCTTAATATTATTGATACGGCAGGAATTCGAGAAACAGAAGATATTGTTGAAAAACTTGGCGTAGCAAAATCACGTGAACTTGTCAGTGGCGCAGATCTTATTTTGGTTATATTAGATAGTTCCATGCCTTTGTCGCCAGAGGATCGTCAGGTCATTGACTTGACAAGGTCACAGCACGGTTTTGTGTTATTAAATAAATCTGATTTACCAGCTCAGTTAGCTGTGGAAGAAGTGCGGGATTTAGTAGGTCAGTGGCCTATCATTTCGCTTTCACTTGAGACAGGTGAAGGAATGGCTGAATTGGAACAAAGCATTGTTGATGAAGTTTATGAGGGGCAAGTTTCGTCTGAGGCGGTCTATGTGAATAATGTACGTCATGTACATTGCTTAAATCAGGCTCAGCACCATTTACAAGAGGCCTTGCATACCATTGAGCAGTCCATGCCTATTGATTGTATTGTCATTGATTTGCGCGGGGCTTGGGAGAGTCTTGGCGAGATTACGGGGGACACAGTTGGTGAAGATTTATTAAATCAGATTTTTAGCCAATTTTGTATTGGAAAGTAG
- the jag gene encoding RNA-binding cell elongation regulator Jag/EloR — translation MICVEKTGKTIEEAIESALSELDVLRERTTYEVLESPSRGFLGFGSKQARVKVSVIPIDPVEQAKLFLNDIFKKMNLKTTMEQTKTDDAVMFVIHGADLGVLIGKHGQTLDALQYLTNLAANRDAEVRTRILLDVENYRKRRTDTLTALAFRLAEKVKRRGERVALEPMSPQERRTIHMALQGDPKISTYSEGDEPYRKVVITLKK, via the coding sequence ATGATCTGTGTTGAGAAAACAGGAAAAACCATTGAAGAAGCCATCGAAAGTGCCTTGAGTGAGCTCGATGTCTTGCGTGAGAGAACAACATATGAAGTTCTTGAGTCGCCAAGTAGAGGTTTTCTCGGTTTTGGTAGTAAACAAGCACGGGTGAAGGTTTCGGTTATTCCTATTGATCCAGTTGAACAAGCGAAACTTTTCTTAAATGATATTTTTAAGAAAATGAATTTAAAAACAACCATGGAACAAACTAAGACAGACGATGCCGTAATGTTTGTTATCCATGGAGCGGACCTTGGAGTGCTCATTGGCAAACATGGGCAAACGCTTGATGCACTTCAGTATTTGACAAATTTGGCGGCCAATCGTGATGCTGAAGTAAGGACACGCATTTTACTTGATGTGGAAAATTATCGTAAACGTCGTACGGATACGCTGACAGCACTTGCCTTTAGGCTGGCGGAAAAAGTGAAGCGGCGTGGTGAGCGCGTGGCTTTGGAACCCATGAGTCCGCAAGAACGGCGTACTATTCATATGGCTTTGCAAGGTGATCCGAAAATTTCCACTTATAGTGAGGGTGATGAGCCCTATCGGAAAGTAGTTATTACGTTAAAAAAATAA